A genome region from Marinifilum sp. JC120 includes the following:
- a CDS encoding sodium-dependent transporter, with protein MQKRETWGSRTGFIMAAVGSAIGLGNIWRFPYMVYENGGGAFLIPYFVAMLAAGMPFMILEFGLGQKFKGSAPKVFSSISKKWEWLGWWQVMVSFIITTYYVVVVAWSINYFLLAFTQGWGASPKEFFFGEFLGLTDSPMDMGGVQTSIFAATAAAWLMTFVAVFTGVKSGIERVSKIFMPLLFLLVFIFIGRGLMLPGAVDGLQWLFKPDFNALLDGKVWADAFGQIFYSLSIGFAIMISYSSYLSKDSDINNNACMTVFINCGFSIISGVMIFSVLGYMAHQQGVPVSDVAGSGVGLAFITLPTAVNLMPAPAFFGTLFFLALTVAGLSSMISLAEVVVSALIDKINMSRKVAASVFCALGFLVSIAFTTGSGLLLLDIVDHFINNFGILIGGFIEIIFVAWFCKLDDLRNHVNLTSEIKVGALWLNSLRFVVPAMLGFMLVSNFVGDLSKNYGGYSTSATVAFGWAPLVLCLVFGLACARSAGGFVNVTGINRNFLKRS; from the coding sequence ATGCAGAAAAGAGAAACATGGGGCTCCCGTACCGGCTTTATTATGGCCGCAGTGGGGTCCGCAATCGGACTGGGAAACATCTGGCGTTTTCCGTACATGGTTTATGAAAACGGCGGTGGCGCATTCCTTATTCCTTATTTTGTGGCCATGCTTGCCGCAGGTATGCCTTTCATGATTCTTGAATTCGGTCTGGGCCAGAAATTTAAGGGTTCCGCTCCCAAGGTTTTTTCCTCCATTTCCAAGAAATGGGAATGGCTCGGCTGGTGGCAGGTTATGGTTTCCTTCATTATTACCACTTATTACGTGGTTGTAGTGGCTTGGTCCATTAACTATTTTCTACTCGCCTTCACACAAGGCTGGGGCGCTTCTCCCAAAGAGTTCTTTTTCGGTGAATTCCTCGGCCTGACCGATTCCCCCATGGACATGGGCGGAGTGCAGACCTCAATCTTCGCCGCAACAGCCGCAGCATGGTTGATGACTTTTGTGGCCGTGTTCACCGGAGTTAAAAGCGGTATTGAACGGGTCAGCAAAATTTTTATGCCCCTGCTTTTCCTGCTTGTATTTATATTTATCGGCAGGGGGCTGATGCTTCCCGGTGCTGTTGACGGTCTTCAGTGGCTGTTTAAGCCTGATTTCAACGCCCTCTTGGACGGTAAGGTTTGGGCTGATGCGTTCGGTCAGATTTTTTACAGTCTGTCCATCGGTTTTGCGATCATGATTTCCTATTCCAGTTATCTTTCCAAGGATTCCGACATCAATAATAATGCCTGCATGACCGTGTTCATTAACTGCGGCTTCAGCATTATTTCCGGGGTCATGATCTTTAGTGTGCTGGGTTACATGGCTCACCAGCAGGGTGTTCCTGTTAGTGATGTTGCCGGTTCCGGTGTGGGGCTTGCCTTCATAACCTTGCCCACTGCGGTCAACCTGATGCCTGCTCCAGCGTTCTTCGGAACATTGTTCTTTCTGGCGCTTACTGTTGCGGGCCTGTCTTCCATGATTTCCCTTGCTGAAGTAGTGGTTTCCGCACTTATCGATAAGATAAATATGTCCCGCAAAGTGGCGGCTTCTGTTTTTTGCGCATTAGGATTTCTGGTCAGCATCGCCTTTACCACTGGTAGTGGTTTGCTTTTGCTTGATATTGTGGACCACTTTATCAACAACTTCGGTATCTTGATCGGTGGATTCATCGAGATCATTTTTGTGGCTTGGTTCTGCAAACTCGATGACCTGCGCAATCATGTTAACCTGACTTCCGAAATTAAGGTCGGTGCGCTTTGGCTGAACAGCCTGCGCTTTGTGGTTCCCGCAATGCTCGGCTTCATGCTGGTGTCAAACTTCGTGGGCGATCTGTCCAAGAACTACGGCGGTTATTCCACTTCCGCGACTGTTGCATTCGGCTGGGCACCGCTTGTGCTCTGCCTCGTGTTCGGTCTTGCCTGCGCCCGCAGTGCCGGTGGATTTGTAAACGTTACCGGAATTAACAGAAACTTCCTGAAAAGGAGCTAG
- a CDS encoding MetS family NSS transporter small subunit yields MEFSAIIMMLFGLGITWGGACVCFRIAFNKK; encoded by the coding sequence ATGGAATTCTCAGCAATTATCATGATGCTCTTCGGACTCGGCATTACTTGGGGCGGGGCTTGTGTCTGCTTCCGTATTGCTTTCAATAAAAAGTAA
- the alr gene encoding alanine racemase, which yields MKNPTSFAPVWAEIDLKSIRHNFMEVQRLVKQQSKIMTVVKADAYGHGLVNVARCLSTAGTDYFAVARLDEAITLRNHGIEEPILILGYTPPEATKELRRYNITQAVFSTDYGLRLNEQARTCGKIKIHIKIDTGMGRLGLVHETMNGMLPESVAVIHQLPHLETEGIFTHFAASDEADKSSALSQLRQFKNILVDIEQKGIHIPLKHAANSAAIIDLPESYLDMVRPGIMLYGLYPSSGVHQINADLKPAMQLKARIAQVKEVPAGFKISYGHTYTTPFATKLATIPLGYADGYRRQLSSAGKVLVHGKQAQIVGRVCMDQSVIDVGKIKDVQAGDEVVIIGRQENAVLSAERMACELGTINYEIVSTLMARVPRVYKDT from the coding sequence ATGAAGAATCCAACCTCTTTCGCCCCGGTCTGGGCTGAAATTGACCTGAAATCCATCAGGCACAACTTCATGGAAGTTCAACGGCTTGTGAAACAGCAGTCTAAAATAATGACCGTTGTAAAAGCTGATGCATACGGGCACGGACTTGTAAATGTGGCTAGATGCCTAAGCACCGCCGGAACAGACTACTTCGCAGTGGCAAGACTTGATGAAGCCATAACACTTCGCAATCATGGCATTGAAGAACCGATCCTGATCCTCGGATACACTCCCCCGGAAGCAACAAAAGAACTGCGCAGGTACAACATAACCCAAGCCGTATTTTCAACTGACTACGGACTGCGGCTCAATGAACAGGCCCGGACCTGCGGAAAAATAAAGATACACATTAAAATTGATACCGGTATGGGCCGCCTGGGTCTTGTACACGAGACCATGAACGGCATGCTTCCGGAATCAGTAGCTGTAATCCACCAGCTCCCCCATCTGGAAACAGAAGGAATTTTCACCCACTTCGCAGCCAGCGATGAAGCGGACAAATCAAGTGCACTCAGCCAACTGAGACAGTTCAAAAATATCCTTGTAGATATTGAACAAAAAGGAATCCATATCCCCCTCAAACATGCTGCCAACAGTGCGGCTATTATCGATCTCCCGGAATCATATTTGGATATGGTCCGCCCCGGCATAATGCTTTACGGCCTTTACCCCTCAAGCGGAGTCCACCAGATCAATGCCGACCTGAAACCGGCTATGCAGCTCAAGGCCCGCATCGCACAGGTCAAAGAAGTTCCCGCAGGATTCAAAATCAGCTATGGTCATACGTATACAACTCCCTTCGCAACAAAATTGGCAACAATCCCTCTCGGTTATGCCGACGGATACAGACGGCAGCTATCATCCGCCGGAAAGGTGCTGGTTCACGGTAAACAAGCTCAGATAGTGGGCCGGGTCTGCATGGATCAGAGCGTCATAGACGTTGGTAAAATAAAGGATGTGCAGGCTGGGGACGAAGTAGTCATCATCGGGCGGCAAGAGAATGCAGTACTTTCAGCAGAAAGAATGGCCTGCGAGCTTGGAACCATCAATTACGAAATTGTTTCCACCCTCATGGCCAGAGTCCCCAGAGTCTACAAGGACACATAA
- a CDS encoding sodium:alanine symporter family protein, with the protein MEIMTLLDGIVGKVGAFAWGPPMLVLLVGTGVWLTFSLRGLQFRKLWYALYLALIKRKEDTDEPGDITHFQALMTALSATVGTGNIAGVATAIAVGGPGALFWMWMTGLVGMATKYAEAVLAVKYREVDENGEMSGGPMYYISKGLKMPWLGTLFAIFASIAAFGIGNMVQSNSVADAVEATYGVSPYITGGLLTILTAAVILGGIKKIGKVTGLLVPVMIVFYMAGAAYIILINIAEVPAALAFIVEQAFNPTAAVGGFAGSTIMLAVRMGVARGVFSNESGLGSAPIAAAAAQTKQPVTQALVSMTQTFIDTIIVCTMTGLVLILTGTWSSGATGAELTTVAFGAGFNGGEHVVTIGLILFAYSTILGWCYYGEKSIEYLFGVKAVLPYRLVFICFVGVGAIAKLSFVWNLSDTFNGLMAIPNLIGLLLLTPVVVSETKKYFERQDAKSPKLDPSAATETKK; encoded by the coding sequence ATGGAAATTATGACTTTGCTGGACGGAATAGTTGGGAAAGTAGGAGCCTTTGCCTGGGGACCGCCCATGCTGGTCCTGCTCGTAGGAACCGGAGTATGGCTGACTTTTTCCCTGCGCGGTCTACAGTTCAGAAAACTGTGGTACGCCCTTTACCTTGCCCTTATTAAACGCAAAGAAGATACTGACGAACCCGGCGACATCACCCACTTTCAGGCCCTGATGACTGCCCTTTCCGCAACAGTCGGTACCGGTAACATCGCCGGTGTTGCAACCGCTATCGCAGTAGGTGGCCCCGGAGCACTGTTCTGGATGTGGATGACCGGCCTCGTAGGAATGGCGACCAAGTACGCGGAAGCTGTTCTGGCTGTTAAATACAGAGAAGTAGACGAAAACGGCGAAATGAGCGGTGGTCCCATGTACTACATATCCAAGGGCCTCAAAATGCCTTGGCTGGGAACCCTCTTTGCAATCTTCGCTTCCATCGCCGCCTTCGGAATCGGTAATATGGTTCAGTCCAACTCAGTTGCTGACGCTGTTGAAGCAACCTACGGCGTTTCGCCCTACATTACCGGCGGCCTGCTGACAATCCTGACCGCTGCCGTTATCCTCGGCGGTATCAAAAAGATCGGTAAAGTTACCGGACTGCTCGTCCCTGTCATGATCGTATTCTACATGGCTGGCGCAGCTTACATCATTCTGATCAACATCGCTGAAGTTCCCGCAGCCCTTGCTTTCATCGTAGAACAGGCTTTCAATCCCACTGCCGCAGTCGGCGGATTCGCAGGTTCCACCATCATGCTGGCTGTCCGCATGGGTGTTGCCCGCGGTGTATTCTCCAACGAATCAGGTCTCGGTAGTGCTCCTATTGCTGCAGCCGCAGCTCAGACCAAACAGCCCGTAACTCAGGCTCTGGTCTCCATGACCCAGACCTTCATCGATACCATCATAGTCTGTACCATGACCGGCCTCGTGCTAATCCTCACCGGAACTTGGTCCAGCGGTGCCACCGGCGCGGAACTGACCACAGTCGCTTTCGGAGCAGGTTTCAACGGCGGCGAACATGTTGTCACCATCGGCCTGATCCTTTTCGCCTACTCCACCATCCTCGGCTGGTGCTACTACGGTGAAAAGTCCATAGAATACCTGTTCGGTGTAAAGGCTGTACTGCCCTACCGCCTCGTATTCATATGCTTCGTAGGTGTCGGTGCCATCGCCAAGCTCAGCTTCGTATGGAACCTTTCCGATACCTTCAACGGTCTCATGGCAATCCCCAACCTTATAGGCCTCCTGCTGCTTACTCCGGTTGTTGTATCTGAAACCAAGAAGTACTTCGAAAGACAGGATGCAAAATCCCCAAAATTAGATCCCTCCGCTGCTACTGAAACTAAAAAGTAG
- the ald gene encoding alanine dehydrogenase yields MKVGILKEIKSEENRVSMTPAGVEVMIANGHELWVEKTAGVGSGFSDEDYIAAGAKMIGTPAEIYAECEMVMHVKEPQASEYDMVREDQIVFTYFHFAPDEPLTRAFVKNKSIAIAYETVEGPKGDLPLLTPMSEVAGRMSIQQGAKYLERYYGGRGMLMGGVTGVTPANVVVIGGGVVGTNAAQMACGLGAKVTILDMNLERLRYLSEIMPKNCFPMMSSPALLRELVQEADVVVGAVLVAGAKAPKLVTREMLKTMKDGSVIVDVAIDQGGCFETSKPTTHGDPVYDVEGVIHYCVANMPGAVPMTSTMALTNATLPYALQIANKGWKKAAQDSHAIKTGLNMVGGKVTYKGVADAFNLEFTPVEGVLYDN; encoded by the coding sequence ATGAAAGTTGGTATCTTGAAAGAAATCAAATCTGAAGAGAACAGAGTTTCCATGACACCCGCAGGTGTTGAAGTCATGATCGCAAACGGTCACGAGCTGTGGGTAGAAAAAACCGCCGGGGTAGGCAGCGGCTTCAGCGATGAAGATTACATTGCAGCCGGTGCCAAGATGATTGGCACCCCCGCTGAAATCTATGCGGAATGTGAAATGGTCATGCACGTTAAAGAACCGCAAGCTTCTGAATACGACATGGTCCGTGAAGACCAGATAGTTTTCACCTATTTCCACTTTGCTCCTGACGAGCCTCTGACCCGCGCATTCGTTAAAAACAAATCCATCGCCATCGCCTATGAAACAGTTGAAGGCCCCAAAGGTGACCTGCCCCTGCTGACACCCATGAGTGAAGTTGCAGGCCGCATGTCCATCCAGCAGGGTGCCAAGTACCTCGAACGCTATTACGGTGGACGCGGCATGCTCATGGGCGGCGTAACCGGTGTTACTCCCGCAAACGTTGTTGTTATCGGCGGTGGTGTTGTTGGTACCAACGCAGCACAGATGGCTTGCGGTCTGGGCGCCAAAGTAACTATTCTCGACATGAACCTCGAAAGACTGCGTTACCTCTCTGAAATCATGCCTAAGAACTGCTTCCCCATGATGAGCAGCCCCGCTCTGTTGCGTGAGCTGGTTCAGGAAGCTGACGTTGTTGTTGGTGCAGTTCTGGTTGCTGGCGCTAAAGCCCCCAAACTGGTTACCCGCGAAATGCTTAAAACCATGAAAGACGGTTCCGTAATCGTTGACGTTGCCATTGACCAGGGCGGTTGCTTTGAAACCTCCAAGCCCACCACCCACGGTGATCCCGTTTATGATGTTGAAGGCGTTATCCACTACTGCGTTGCCAACATGCCCGGTGCAGTGCCCATGACTTCCACCATGGCCCTGACCAACGCCACCCTGCCCTACGCTCTCCAGATCGCCAACAAGGGCTGGAAAAAAGCAGCACAGGATAGCCACGCAATCAAGACCGGTCTGAACATGGTCGGCGGCAAGGTAACCTACAAAGGCGTAGCTGATGCTTTTAACCTTGAGTTCACACCCGTTGAAGGCGTTCTTTACGACAACTAA
- a CDS encoding AAA family ATPase — protein MVENKKYKLLFKDRIGIVFDITKFMLEHKLNIVSMEVEQKDGFAQISVEIEGGHSLETEEMLNLFSTLPAIDSQTELKRLPQEKREKWFRTLFDGMSEGIVSVNSKGMINTANSVACRILNTPYESLVNTYVGEITPKDNLLIECMQKRIPVNRRKTAMTSTGRVDFYGSAKPIHNSQGKFVGAVLLMKDLQEVKAMVDAVMTPIDFKFDDFIGESPAIKNLITFAKRIAELDTIVSITGESGTGKELFARAIHFESGRPGPFIPINCAALPEQLIESELFGYVDGAFTGAKKKGKPGLFEAAHNGTIFLDEIGDMPPGPQAKILRVLQEGCVRRIGGVEEIPVNARVITATNKNLNDMVAAGDFREDLFYRINVLTIQIPPLRERQTDITLMAGKFLNRFNRKLEKKEQTIDTSGLKKLITYSWPGNVRELQNVIERASIFSDSNEISADSIYLNSKQSNCGQQCKAIPTTVDTGISLKEMIGKYETRILIEALNSTPSIRKAAKKLSISHTALLKKIEKHKLRSENKILPWQSGASLN, from the coding sequence ATGGTTGAAAACAAAAAGTATAAACTTCTGTTTAAGGACCGCATCGGGATTGTCTTCGACATCACAAAATTTATGCTGGAGCACAAGCTGAACATCGTCAGTATGGAAGTTGAGCAAAAAGATGGGTTTGCTCAGATTTCTGTAGAGATCGAAGGAGGACATTCCCTTGAGACCGAAGAAATGCTGAATCTCTTTTCAACCCTACCCGCCATTGACAGTCAGACCGAACTAAAACGGCTGCCGCAGGAAAAAAGGGAGAAATGGTTTCGCACCCTTTTTGACGGCATGAGCGAGGGCATTGTTTCCGTCAATTCCAAAGGCATGATCAATACAGCCAACAGCGTGGCCTGCCGCATTCTCAACACGCCATACGAAAGTCTAGTCAACACTTATGTTGGCGAAATTACGCCAAAAGACAACCTGCTTATAGAATGCATGCAGAAACGAATCCCGGTTAACAGAAGAAAAACCGCTATGACCAGCACCGGGCGGGTGGATTTCTACGGCTCAGCCAAACCTATCCATAATTCGCAGGGAAAATTCGTAGGAGCGGTCCTGCTCATGAAAGATTTACAGGAAGTAAAAGCCATGGTTGATGCGGTGATGACCCCCATCGATTTCAAATTTGACGACTTCATTGGTGAAAGCCCGGCTATTAAAAACCTGATTACCTTTGCCAAGCGCATTGCCGAACTGGACACCATTGTCTCCATCACAGGGGAAAGCGGCACAGGCAAGGAACTTTTCGCCCGGGCCATTCATTTTGAAAGCGGCAGACCCGGTCCATTCATTCCCATCAACTGTGCGGCCTTGCCGGAACAACTAATTGAAAGCGAACTTTTCGGATATGTTGACGGAGCCTTTACCGGAGCAAAAAAGAAAGGCAAACCCGGACTTTTTGAAGCCGCCCATAACGGAACTATCTTCCTTGACGAAATAGGCGACATGCCCCCCGGACCGCAGGCCAAAATCCTGCGAGTGTTGCAGGAAGGATGTGTACGCCGCATCGGCGGGGTCGAAGAAATTCCAGTCAATGCCAGAGTCATCACCGCCACCAATAAAAACCTGAACGACATGGTTGCCGCCGGGGACTTCCGGGAAGACCTTTTTTATCGAATCAACGTGTTGACCATCCAGATCCCCCCGTTACGGGAAAGACAGACAGACATAACACTCATGGCCGGGAAATTCTTGAACCGTTTCAACCGCAAGTTGGAAAAGAAAGAACAGACCATCGACACTTCCGGACTGAAAAAACTGATCACCTACAGCTGGCCGGGCAATGTTCGCGAACTTCAAAATGTAATTGAACGGGCTTCCATCTTCAGCGACTCCAATGAAATTTCTGCTGACTCCATCTACCTTAATTCCAAGCAATCCAATTGCGGGCAACAGTGTAAAGCAATCCCCACCACTGTGGACACAGGAATTTCTCTTAAAGAAATGATCGGCAAATATGAAACAAGAATACTTATTGAAGCCTTAAACTCTACTCCAAGCATACGCAAGGCGGCTAAAAAATTAAGTATATCACACACTGCCCTGCTCAAAAAGATTGAAAAGCATAAGCTGCGCAGTGAGAACAAAATCCTTCCCTGGCAGTCTGGAGCGTCCCTCAATTAA